In Streptacidiphilus sp. P02-A3a, the DNA window TGCCGACGGCCCCGGGGATCATCAGCGGCACCGGCTTGCTGTTCAGCACCTGCACCCCGGCCACGCCGTCGGCCGCGCTGGGCTGGACGCCGTTGGTGATCACCGCGGTACCGCCCTGGTCGGTGCCGAGCAGGTCGCCCCAGGAGCTGTAGAACCCGCCCCAGTTGTTGGCGGCCAGGCCGATCGCCGCCAGCGTCAGCAGCTGGCTGGCCAGCAGCAGCCCGATCCGGCCGAGGAAGGCGAGGACGGTGCGACGGCTGAGCCGGGGCCACACCCAGACCGTGGCTGCGAAACAGACGATCGCGAGTACCGCGACCAATGTCTGCAGTTTCTGGCTGGTGAGTCCCATGGGTCCACTTCCCGAGGAGAGGGTGATCGGCGTCACTGGTTCCGCCGGGTCGGAGATTCGGCCGACGGATTACCAGACGTTTCAGCATGCCTGGGAAGTTGCTGAGTTTTAGCAAAACGTTATGCCCCCGGCCAGAACTCATGCCTTGAGATGACCCTCTCCTACTGGGGTCTGACCGAAGTCATGACTGAAGGCCCTACTCTGGTCCCCTATGAACGACGCCAGCCCCGCCGATTCCCACCCTCACAAGGGCTTTCAGCTACCCAGCGTGGCGGGCGCCTCACGTCCCTGGGTGCCCGCCGCCATGGGCTACGCCACCGCGCTGATCGGCCTGGTGGACATCGTCGGCGCCGTCGAGCCGCGGCTGCGGGACACCAGGGTCCGCGAGCTTGCCAGCTTCCTCCCAGGCGTGAACACCCTGGCGACCGCCGCCGAGCTGGTGGTCGGCATCCTGCTGATCATGCTGGCGCACGCGCTGCGCCGCCGGAAGCAGCGGGCCTGGAAGGCCGTGGTGGTGCTGCTGCCGGTGGGCGCCGCGCTGGAGCTGCTGCGCTGGCACCACCGCGGCACGGCCGTGGTGGCGCTCGTGGTGTTCGTGATCCTGCTGGTCAACCGGCGCGAGTTCTACGCGCTGTCGGACCCGCGCACCCGCTGGCGGGCGCTGTGGAACCTGATCGGCATGTCGATCTTCAGCTTCGGGCTCGGGCTGGTCATCGTCAGCTCGCACGAGCGGACCCTCGGCGGCTCGCCCAGCATCCGCGAGCGCTTCTGGCAGGTGGTCTGGGGCCTGTTCGGCATCGGCGGGCCGATCCACTACCAGTCCGAGCGGGTCAGCGACCTGGTGTACTACTCGCTCGCGGCGCTCGGCCTGCTCACCGCGGTCAGCACGCTGTGGCTGCTGACCAAGCCCTCGAAGCCGATCGCCGAACTCAGCGGGGACGAGGAGCACCAGGTCAGGGAGCTGCTGGCGAAGCACGGCGCGCGCGACTCGCTGGGCTACTTCGCGCTCCGCCGGGACAAGAGCGTGATCTTCTCGCCCAGCGGCAAGGCCGCCATCGCCTACCGGGTGGTGTCCGGGGTGATGCTCGCCTCCGGCGACCCGATCGGCGACGTCGAGGCCTGGCCGGGCGCGATCAAGCGCTTCATGGAGGAGGCCCACCGCTACGCCTGGGTCCCGGCGGTGATGGGCTGTAGCGAGGTCGGCGGCGAGGTGTGGACCCGCGAGGCCGACCTGGACGCGCTGGAGATCGGCGACGAGGCCATCGTCGAGGTGGAGGACTTCACCTTGGAGGGCCGCGCCATGCGCAACGTCCGCCAGATGGTGAAGCGGATCGAGCGCGCGGGCTACGAGTGCCGGGTGCGCCGGGTGGACGAGCTGACCGAAATCGAGCGGGACCAGATCCGCTACGCCGCCGACGCCTGGCGCGGCACCGAGACCGAGCGCGGCTTCTCGATGGCGCTGGGCCGGTTCGGCGACCCGCTCGACGAGGGCTGCGTGGTGATCACCGCGCACAAGCTGCCCGAGGGCGCCGCGCCCGGGGCCAGCGACATCCGCGCGGTGCTGCACTTCGTGCCCTGGGGCCGGGACGGCATCTCGCTGGAGCTGATGCGCCGCGACCGCGACGCCGACCCGGGGCTGAACGAGCTGCTGATCGTCAAGGCCCTGCAGGCCTGCCCGGAGCTCGGCGTGGACCGGGTCTCGCTGAACTTCGCGATGTTCCGTTCGGCGCTGGCGCGGGGCGAGCGGATCGGCGCCGGGCCGGTGCTGCGTGCCTGGCGCGGGCTGCTGATCTTCCTCTCGCGCTGGTTCCAGATCGAGTCGCTGTACAAGTTCAACGCCAAGTTCCGGCCGATCTGGGAGCCCCGCTTCCTGGTCTACCCGACCGCCCGCGACCTGCCCCGGATCGGCCTGTCGGCGCTCCAGGCCGAGGCCTTCATCGTGATGGAGCTGCCGCGCGGCCTGCGCCGGTTCGGCCGCCGCAAGGTGGCCGCGTCGGCGGCCCCGGTGCCGCCCGGGTCGCTCCCGGCGCAGGCCTCCGGCGAGACCGCGGGGACCGGGACCGACGCCCCGGCACCGACCCAGCCACAATGACTCCATGAACGCGTACAAGAGCCCCCTTCCCGGCATCGACGACTGGGGCCGCTGCGGGGTGATGGGTATCGTCAACGTCACCCCTGACTCCTTCTCCGACGGCGGGCTCTGGCTCGACCCGGGCCGGGCCGTGGCGCACGGCCTTGAGCTGGTCGCGCAGGGCGCCGACCTGGTCGACGTCGGTGGCGAGTCAACCCGCCCGGGCGCGGTCCGGGTCACCCGGGAGGAGGAACTGCGCCGGGTGCTGCCGGTGGTCCGCGGGCTGGCCGGGCAGGGGGTGGCGGTGAGCGTGGACACCATGCGCGCGGCCGTCGCCGAGGCGGCGGTGGAGGCCGGGGCGCGGATCATCAACGACGTCAGCGGCGGCCGGGCGGACCCGGACATGGTCGGCGTCGCCGCTCGCACAGGTGTTCCTTTTGTGGTGATGCACTGGCGCGGACAGTCCGCATCCATGGATGACCTGGCCTCCTACGGGGATGTAGTGGGCGAGGTCATCGACGAAGTGGAGCGCCAGATGGACGCGGTGGTGTCCGGCGGGGTCGACCCCGCCCAGGTGATCGTGGATCCCGGACTCGGCTTCGCCAAGGGGCGGACGGACGACTGGGCGCTGCTCGCCCGACTGGACGCCTGGACCAGGCTCGGCCGCCCGGTGCTGGTGGCCGCCTCCCGCAAGCGCTTCCTGGGGACGCTGCTGGCCGACACGTCCACCGGCGAACTGCGCCCGGCCCGGGCCCGGGACGCCGCCACGGCGGCCGTCTCGGCGCTGGCCGCCGCCCAGGGCGCGTGGGCGGTCCGGGTGCACGAGGTCCCGGCGACCGCCGACGCGGTCCGGGTCGAGGCGGCGCTGCGCGGGGCGCGCGGATGACCGGGGGCGGACCGGCGGCCGGCGCCTCGGGCTCCTCCGAGCGCTCGGCGGTGGCGGCCGAGGTGGAGGCCGTCAACGCGGCCCTGTACGCGGCGTTGGAGGCGGGCGACCTGGACGCGCTCACCGACGTCTGGGTGTCCGGCGCGGACGCCGACGACGTCAGCGGCGCGGTCTGCGTCCACCCCGGCTGGCCGGTGCTGCGCGGCCGGGCCTCGGTGCTGCGCTCGTACGCGCTGATCATGGCGCACACCGACTACATCCAGTTCTTCCTCACCGACGTCACCGTGGAGGTGCTCGCCGATGTGGCACTTGTCACCTGCACCGAGAACATCCTGTCCGGCGGGGAGGCCGAGGAGGAGGGCGAACTGGGTCCGCTGGTCGGCGGAAGGGTCGTCTCGACCAACCTCTTCCGGCGTACCGACAGTGGCTGGCGGCTCTTCTCCCACCACGGCTCACCCGTGCTGACCAGCGGCGCGGACGAGTAGCGCGGTTCCGGCGGCCGGTTCCGGCGGCGGTCAGGGCCGCCGGGGGCGGGAATTCCGGATCCGGATCCGGCGTTCACCCTGCGGGCGGTACCCGCGCGGCGGGGGCTGTCGGTGCCCGGGGGTAGTTTGATTCCGGCAGGCAACGACGCAGGCCGCGCTCCTTCCTGTGTTGCGCAGGGCGGGCCGCTTGGACAGTGGGAGTGATTCGATTGCTGGACCGTGTCGCGGTGAAGGGCCTTCGCGCCCGTGGCCACCATGGGGTTTTCCCGCGCGAGCGGGAGCAGGGCCAGACCTTCGTGGTGGACATCGTGTTGGGCGTCGACACCAGGCCCGCCGCCTCCGGCGACGACCTGAGTCGGACCGCCCACTACGGCATCGTGTCCGAGGAGGTGGTCGCCATCGTGCAGGGCGACCCCGTCGACCTGATCGAGACCCTGGCCCAGCGGATCGCCGACCAGTGCCTGAAGCACGAGGCGGTACAGGAGGTCGAGGTGACCGTGCACAAGCCGGACGCCCCGATCACCGTGCCGTTCGACGACGTGACCATCACCATCGTACGGAGCCGCGAATGAGCAGCGACCCCACCACCACTCCCGTCTCTCCCGAGGTCGAGCAGCAGGTCGACTCGGCCGATGTCACTTTGTCCAACCCCAGGAGCGCCGTCATCGCCCTGGGCAGCAACCTCGGCAACCGGCTGGAGACCCTTCAGGGTGCCGTCGACGCGCTGGAGGACACCCCCGGTGTCCGGATCAAGTCGGTCTCGGCGGTCTACGAGACCGAGGGCGTCGGCGGTCCGGAGAACCAGCCCTCGTATCTGAACGCGGTACTGGTGCTGCGCACCACGCTGCCGCCGCAGTCCCTGCTGGAACGCGCCAACGCGGTCGAGGACGCCTTCGGCCGGGTCCGCGAGGTCCGGTTCGGACCGCGCACCCTGGACGTCGACATCCTCAGCTACGAGGGCGTGGTGCTGAACCGGGCCGAGCTGACCCTGCCGCATCCGCGTGCCCATGAA includes these proteins:
- a CDS encoding phosphatidylglycerol lysyltransferase domain-containing protein; protein product: MNDASPADSHPHKGFQLPSVAGASRPWVPAAMGYATALIGLVDIVGAVEPRLRDTRVRELASFLPGVNTLATAAELVVGILLIMLAHALRRRKQRAWKAVVVLLPVGAALELLRWHHRGTAVVALVVFVILLVNRREFYALSDPRTRWRALWNLIGMSIFSFGLGLVIVSSHERTLGGSPSIRERFWQVVWGLFGIGGPIHYQSERVSDLVYYSLAALGLLTAVSTLWLLTKPSKPIAELSGDEEHQVRELLAKHGARDSLGYFALRRDKSVIFSPSGKAAIAYRVVSGVMLASGDPIGDVEAWPGAIKRFMEEAHRYAWVPAVMGCSEVGGEVWTREADLDALEIGDEAIVEVEDFTLEGRAMRNVRQMVKRIERAGYECRVRRVDELTEIERDQIRYAADAWRGTETERGFSMALGRFGDPLDEGCVVITAHKLPEGAAPGASDIRAVLHFVPWGRDGISLELMRRDRDADPGLNELLIVKALQACPELGVDRVSLNFAMFRSALARGERIGAGPVLRAWRGLLIFLSRWFQIESLYKFNAKFRPIWEPRFLVYPTARDLPRIGLSALQAEAFIVMELPRGLRRFGRRKVAASAAPVPPGSLPAQASGETAGTGTDAPAPTQPQ
- the folP gene encoding dihydropteroate synthase, which translates into the protein MNAYKSPLPGIDDWGRCGVMGIVNVTPDSFSDGGLWLDPGRAVAHGLELVAQGADLVDVGGESTRPGAVRVTREEELRRVLPVVRGLAGQGVAVSVDTMRAAVAEAAVEAGARIINDVSGGRADPDMVGVAARTGVPFVVMHWRGQSASMDDLASYGDVVGEVIDEVERQMDAVVSGGVDPAQVIVDPGLGFAKGRTDDWALLARLDAWTRLGRPVLVAASRKRFLGTLLADTSTGELRPARARDAATAAVSALAAAQGAWAVRVHEVPATADAVRVEAALRGARG
- a CDS encoding nuclear transport factor 2 family protein, producing MTGGGPAAGASGSSERSAVAAEVEAVNAALYAALEAGDLDALTDVWVSGADADDVSGAVCVHPGWPVLRGRASVLRSYALIMAHTDYIQFFLTDVTVEVLADVALVTCTENILSGGEAEEEGELGPLVGGRVVSTNLFRRTDSGWRLFSHHGSPVLTSGADE
- the folB gene encoding dihydroneopterin aldolase translates to MDRVAVKGLRARGHHGVFPREREQGQTFVVDIVLGVDTRPAASGDDLSRTAHYGIVSEEVVAIVQGDPVDLIETLAQRIADQCLKHEAVQEVEVTVHKPDAPITVPFDDVTITIVRSRE
- the folK gene encoding 2-amino-4-hydroxy-6-hydroxymethyldihydropteridine diphosphokinase, which codes for MSSDPTTTPVSPEVEQQVDSADVTLSNPRSAVIALGSNLGNRLETLQGAVDALEDTPGVRIKSVSAVYETEGVGGPENQPSYLNAVLVLRTTLPPQSLLERANAVEDAFGRVREVRFGPRTLDVDILSYEGVVLNRAELTLPHPRAHERAFVLAPWLDADPEAELAGHGPVAALLAAVGEQGVTRRDDIELHLPQ